The window CAAAGTAGTGCACTTACGCCGATTGTTACGCCTACAGGCGTGGAGAGCACTCTGAGTATCAATGCTGACGCTGAAATACACCGATTGCAACTACATCAAGGTCAACAGATTGAGCTGAATGCGCACGCGCAAAAAGCCTATTTGCACATTGTTGGCGGCGAAGCGACGCTCGATGGTGAGGCATTTCAGCAAGGCGATGGCATCGGTCTGATTGCTGGTGACAACATGCAGGTTACCGCAGTAACGGATGTTGAAGCGCTGTGGTTTTTATTACTTAACTAAGCAAATTGGTATTAAATTCAGCGCCTAAAATTAAAGGAATTGAAGAATGACAGAACCAATTCAACTTGCAGTAATTGCCCTTGTCGTTCTGCTAAGTGGTATTTCAAAGTCTGGCTTTGCAGGCGCGTTAGGGGCGTTTTCTGTTCCAATTTTGATGATGGTGTTGAATCCAAGGGACGCCATTGCGTTGATGCTTCCGTTACTTATCGTCGCGGATGTTTTTAGCCTGAAGAGCTATTGGCGCTTATGGAATGTGTCAGAATTAAAGCGGTTATTGCCAGGTACGCTAGTCGGGATAGCTTTAGCAACACTTTTTCTTCAAGGCGTCAGTGAGTTTTGGCTGACGGTTGTGATTGCAGCGATGAGTATAGTATTTGCGCTTAAAAGCTTACTGATTAAAAATACACCTGAAAGTGTTGGGCACTTGAGACTACTGGCCGCGAGCACCTCTACCGCGGCAGGTATCTCCACGACCTTAATTCATGCTGGCGGCCCACCACTCATGGTGTATTTTAACGCTCGAAAGTTGGAGCCAACGGCTTATATCGCGACGGTTGCGGTACTATTTGCGCTGATGAATGTGATTAAGTTGGCTACCTTCTCTGCAACTGGGTTGTTACAGTGGCAACATGTGCTGCTTGCTATCTGTTTTACACCTTTAGCGTTGCTCGGTAATAGACTCGGTGTGCACCTATCGAAACGCTTACCTAAAAAGCAATTTTTGCTGGTGATGAATGGACTACTGCTCATGCTTGGACTGGTATTAATTGGTAAGTTGTTGTGACTGTGTAGGCTTACCAACATGCAGCAAAGTAAATGCCCACAACATGTTGTGGGCATAGAAAACTATAGCTGTTCTTCCATCTCTTTTTGATACTCATCTGCAAGTTGCGACTTTTCACTTTTATCAAGTACCTTACCCGCTCGCTGGAAAAACGCTTGCTCTTCGTCAGCCAAGTGATGCTCAACTTTGTCTTTGAGGTTTTTCAATTTAGTTAGCCAACTAGGGTCGGAAAACTCCGTATTATCCAGTGCCTCAATTAACTCATCAATCTCATGATGCTCGGCGATACCGTGGCGAGAGTCTTCGATCGTCATATCGCTTTCCATTAATGGGGCGTAAAAGTACCTTTCTTCTGCGATGGCATGCGCCTCTAGCGCGTCCTTCAACTCTTTATAGTACTTTTCGCGGACCTTTGAATCACCAGACGTTTCTGCCAACATGTTCAATAGGGCGCGTTGATGATCATGATCTTGCTTTATTGCATTAAAAATTTCCATGTAGATTACCTCTTATTCTAGGGCCTGTTGACCTTTCAAGTTTGTTTTTGCAGCAGTTTGATTGGTATTTATACAAGGCAGAGCCTGCGTAGCATAGTTATTCTATGTAAGTTAGGCGATAACACAGTAGAAATTCCAATCAAGCGCTGCCGTTTGGGTTCGCCTGAGTGCGCTTTGTTCATTGTTGCTCAACTTTTGCCTAGATTACTAGGCGGCAAGTCGAGCGTCGCGATCAAAACACACTCAGGAGAACAAAAATCAAACAGCAAAGGTCAACAGGCCCTAGTTTAAAACGTCTGCTTTGGTGCTGTTTTTAAAAAACGACATGAGTTTGCTTCGATGCGCCTCATTATTCGTTTTAATGATAAGCAGCCACTTGCCCTCTGCGATTTTATTCATCACCGCCTGATTAAATGCATCTTTGTCTGGACGCAAAGAAATAAGGCCTGAAGCAAATAGCCCTAAAAATAAGCCGGGGCTTAATAAAGCGATAAACGTTAAGTAAGGATTAGCTTGTGTGAAAGCCGGTCCATAACTTACCAATAGTCCCGCGATTAGAAAGCCTAATATCACCCCCATGCTGCCAAGGTACAAATGCCAATTAAGCATGTTTTTGGCAAGGCGACTTTCGCTTTTAGGCTCAAGTTTTTTGTCGGCATCTTTGTCATACGGATTAACCAGTTCTAGATGCTCATGTTGAACAAGGTGGCTGTTTAACAATTCATTTTGCAATTTTTCTGCGGCTGCTTTCCCTGTTAGAACGGCCCCAACTCTATGATCTGTGTAGGATAATATTTCAAAAGTATCCATTACTCCTCCTAATTTCGTTGCAGCTTGTAATTATTCAAACTGCAAGTGTTATACCGGGAGAGTAAGATTTCTAAGATATTGAATTTTATTAATAATTTTAGATTTCAGATGTTGTGGGGTTGAACAAATGAAGCACAAGGCAGAAAGAATTACTGAGTAGTTACTACATGTTTTGATACAACATAATGATTATAAAGTTAGTTTAGGGAAGAAATTGGCTTATTTACTCATATTGTATCAAAAAATTTACAAAGGTATGTTTTGTTACTTAATTCAAGATATTAAGTGTGGGTCTATTTTTTAAACAAATGCATGAAAGCATTGCATAAATATTTAAAGTAAATTAAATATTATTAAAATGTTAACTTTGGGGTTTATTTATTTGAATTGCTGCCTAGTCTAATAAGGCGTGGCGAGTGCTAATGGGCTTGCCATGTCTTCTGCAGTTGAAGGAGAAAACAGTCACATTTCATCTAATGTTTTTTGTTAAGCAGTGATGAAAAGGACAATAAAACAACAATACTAGGAGTGTAATTCGTGAAATTATCTACAGTAACTATGGCTACGGCGTGTGCGATTGCGTTTACTTCGCTCAGTGCTCAAGCTGCGACAAAACAATACTTAAACCAGCAAGCTGACATTAATACTATGCTTAAGTCAGCTTCTCAAACAGTGTTGAGTACACAACCAGAAGTGCTGATTGGTTTGGAAAGCGCGAGCCAACTAAAGGAGCTTAAAAGCTTCAATAGTAAAAAAGGTGAAGTAACTAAGCGTTTTCAACAAATGTACCAAGGATTACCAGTGATTGGCGATTCGGTCATTTTAACGTTTGATGATGCCGGTGCGCTTAAAAAGGCTCACGGTGCAGCGGTTTATAACATCGCGGCTGACATCGGTTCGGTAAAACCCAAGCTAAATGCCAAAATGGCATTGAATCAGTTTGAAAAGCAATCGCTTAGTGCAGGCAAAAAGCTTAAAAAACATAACGAGAAATCTCGCCTTGCGATCTGGCTGGATGGCAATTCAACGGCACGTTTAGTCTATGAAGTCACTTTTGTTACTTATGGTGATGAGCCTAAACGCCCATATTTGATCATTGATGCAAACACAGGCGAAGTGTTAGAAAGCTTCAATAACTTGCAGCATGCAGATGCGATAGGCCCTGGTGGTAACCAAAAGACTGGTCGTTACCAATATGGTACTGATTATGGTCATCTAGACGTTGCACAGTCAGGCAATACTTGTACCATGACTAATGCGAACGTTAAGACAATTAACTTAAATCACGGTAGTAGCGGCTCGACTGCACATAGCTTTACGTGCCCAGAAAATACAGTTAAAGAAATTAACGGTGCATACTCACCGCTGAACGACGCCCATTATTTTGGCAATGTAGTATTTAATATGTACAACGATTGGCTCGGCACAGCGCCATTGTCGTTCCAGCTTAAAATGCGCGTTCACTATAGCAGTAATTATGAAAACGCGTTCTGGGATGGCAGCGCGATGACTTTTGGCGATGGTGCGAATACATTCTATCCGTTGGTAAGCCTTGATGTATCTGCTCACGAAGTGAGTCATGGCTTCACTGAGCAAAACTCAGGTCTAGTATACCGTTATAAATCAGGTGGCTTGAACGAAGCGTTTTCTGATATGGCTGGTGAGGCTGCTGAATTTTATATGAAAGGCAGCAATGACTGGTTAGTTGGCCAAGACATCTTCAAAGGCAGTGGCGCATTGCGTTATATGAATGACCCAACGCAAGACGGCCGCTCAATCGATCACCAGTCTAACTATACGTCTAGCATGGACGTTCACCACACTTCAGGGGTGTTCAACAAAGCCTTCTACAATCTGGCAACTACAGCGGGTTGGGATACGAAAAAAGCCTTTATCGTAATGGCAAAAGCTAACCAAATGTATTGGACTGCGAACACCGATTGGGATACTGCAGGTAACGGTGTAATGGATGCGGCATGTGACCTAGGTTATGAACCTGGTGATGTACAAGCTGCGTTAGCAGCGGTTGGCGTTAACTCTAACTTAAGCACAGGTAGTAGCTGTGACACTAACCCACCACCACCTCCTGGTGGCGATGAAGAGTTAACGAACGGTCAGCCTCGTACTGGGATAAGTGGCGCGGCAAAAGAGCAAATGTTTTTTACCCTTGATGTGCCAGCTGATGCGACTAGCCTAAACTTCACCACTTCTGGTGGTAGCGGTGATGCGGACCTTTATGTCAAGTATGGTTCTCGTCCGACGTTAAACACTTATGATTGTAATAGCACAACGTCTACAAGCAACGAAAGCTGCGATATTAGTAACATTCAAGCTGGTAAGTACTACGTGATGGTTGAAGCATGGAATCAGATTTCGGGCGTGACTTTGACTGGTACATACAGCTCAACGGGTGGAACTCAACCAATTGATCGCACTGAGTCTAATATCAGTGTTGCATCTGGCAGTTGGGCACGTTTCACGCAAGATCTAAATGCTAGCTACAGCAATCTTGAAGTGAGTATTTCTGGCGGTTCAGGTGACGCGGATCTATACGTAAACTTTGGTTCTCAATCAACAACGTCGAGCTATCAGTGTCGCCCTTATAAAAACGGTAACAATGAGACTTGTACGATTGCAAACCCGCAGCAAGGTACTTGGTATATTGATTTACGTGGCTATAGCGCAGCAAGCGGTGTAACACTGAATATCAAAGCGAACTAAGTAAAAGTTTAAAGGGAGCGCAAGCTCCCTTTTTATTAGGCCCCAAAAAATCATAAATTTACCTCATTTGAATAATCCTTTTATTTTGCTCAGCGCTTAAATCATGTTGTTATTCAAATGAGTTGAGGATACAACAATGAAATTAACTACACCTATGCTACTGAGCATTGCCTGTTTGAGTGGCTTTTCTGAAGCGTCAGAAGAGGTTTGGGTGACGATGGATGCGAAGTCTAGTCAGCATTTCCAAGTCCATAATTCTATTCGCGGTACTCACTTTGAGCAGCTTTCTTTACCGAACAGTGAAGTCAAAGCGTTAAAAGTACCTGCAAACTTACATTCACACCTGAGTGCATTTATGCACGACGAATATCACCGCTGTGGTGGCTTTGTCGCTCATGACTCTTTAGAGCAGGCGCAAAGCTACCTTGCACAGTTAGAAAGCATAAACCCAAGTGCGACGCTGGTTAACTACAGCATTGATAACCCCGCGCGGGTTAACAGCTTAATCTCAAAAGTCAGTACGGTAAACTTAGACAGCAGTGTCAATTCGCTAACCAGTTTTTATAACCGCTATTATACCTCGCAAACGGGTGTTGATGCCGCTGCATGGGTCAAGCAAACATGGAGCGATATTGCAGCAAGTCGCTCAGATATTAGTGTTGAATATTTTAGCCACTCTTGGGCTCAGTCTTCAGTGATTGTCACCATTCCAGGTAGCGAACTGAGCGATGAAATCGTTATTATCGGCGGGCACCTTGATTCAATTAACCAATCTAACTCGAGTGGGCTTGCGCCGGGTGCGGATGATAATGCCTCAGGGATCGCTGTGCTTACTGAAGCGCTAAGCGCTATTATTGAAGATGGTTATCAGCCTCAGCGGACAATCCAAATCATGGGCTTTGCGGCAGAGGAAGTTGGGCTTCGAGGTTCTAAAGCTATCGCGCAGTCTTACAGCTCTCAGGGAAAAAACGTAGTCGGTATGACACAATTTGATATGACTGGCCGCAATGGCAGTAGTGCGGATATTGTGATGATGACAGACTATACAAACAGCGCACAGAATCAGTTCTTAGGCCAATTAATTGAAACTTATTTGCCAAACCTTAGCTATGCCTATGACCAATGTGGCTATGGCTGCTCCGACCATGCATCTTGGTATCAGCAAGGGTTCCCAGCTTCTATGCCATTTGAATCAAGAATGTCTGAGATCAACAGAAAAATTCATACCACCAACGATACTGAATTTGATTCAACACATGCACAAAAATTTGCAAAACTCGCGCTGGCGTTTGTTGCTGAGCTTGGTAAAAATGCGGGTGATACACCTCCGCCACAACCAAACAATAAGCTTGAAAATGGTGTGGCTAAAACGGGGATTTCTGGCGCTTCTAAAAGCCAGCAGTTTTTCACCATGGAAGTACCACAAGGTGCAACTAATTTAAGTTTTACCACCTCAGGTGGCAGTGGTGACGCCGATCTCTACGTTCGCTATGGCTCCAAACCTACTTTGGATACTCATGACTGCAAGAGCACTAACTCGTCTAGTAACGAGCAATGCAATATTTCCGCTGTGCAAACTGGTACGTATTACGTGATGGTAGAGGCATGGAACGCGATTTCGGGGGTCAGTTTGGTAGGACAATACGATACCTCAAGTGGCAATACGCCTATTGACGAAACTATCAATAATATTTCTGTCGCCAGCGGACAGTGGCAGTATTTTAGTCAAGCACTAACCGCGGGATACCAAACCCTGACAATTACGACGTCGGGAGGCACGGGAGATGCGGATCTTTATGTTAATTTTGGCACGCAACCAAATACCAGCACCTACCAATGTCGGCCATACAAAAATGGCAATAATGAGGTATGTACCATCTCCAATCCTCAGGCTGGCACTTGGCATATCGGCCTGCAAGGCTACCAAGCAGCGAGCAATGTAACGCTAAGTATTAGCGCGAATTAATACGCGTTTAAAATTAAGACCAGAGATAAAACCTTGTTTATCTCTGGTCTTAGCGCTTAGTGATACATTGATTTAAAGAGATTTGATTTAATTGATATTCTGCTTCTGATAGACTCAATGAGTTCAATTAGGAGTTGCGTGTGTCACATAAGTTCTCAGTTAAGATATTAATTTATCTTTTATTATTATTTTGTGGGCTGTGGGCAAGTTATTTGTTCAATGTGGCACAGGATGAGGAAAATGTCCTTGGTCAGACTAAAACCAACCTAGAAAAGTTCAATAGTTATATCCAGACTGAATTTACTCGTTATCAAGCTATCCAAACGCAATTGAGTCTAAGCAATTTGGTGCAATCAGGCTTACAGCAAGCAACCGCTATTAACTCCAATGAACTGGACAGATACCTTCAGGACATTCAAATATCCAGTGGTGCGTCAGACGTTTACCTGCTAGACCTCAGTGGAACTGTGATTGCGAGCAGCAACTGGTATTTACCGCATAGCTATAAAGGCAGCAATTTTGCCTTTCGCCCCTATTTTTACGAAACAATCAAGGGCAATGAGCATGTCTCTTTTGCGCTCGGTTTACGTTCCAAAACCCGTGGTTTCTATTTTGCTAAGTCTGTCTATAAAGACGGCTCGCTTGTGGGCGTGGTGGTGATGAAGGTTAACGCCAGTAAATTTGAATCAGATAAAGCCCAGCTTGATACGGGAACTGATAGCCATTTCTTAATTGTGGATGACAATCATATTGTACTGGCATCTGATGTTGAGCAGTGGCGGTTAGCATCATTAGGGGAACTGTCCCCAGCAAAGCGCAAAGAAATTGAATCCTCAAGGCAGTTTGAAAACGAATCTCTGTTTCCGATTGATTGGCGCGTGCTTTCACCAACCAGAGTGAAAACTTCATCTCATGGCAGCGACGCGCTGATGCAAAAGAGGCCGCTTAACAAGCAATACACTCTTTATTTGCTACATGAAGTTGCGCCTATCAAAGCGGCACAGTGGCCGCGGCTTGGGGTAACCGCACTGGTATTGATTTTACTCTTTGTCGTTGTCGAGTACACGTTGAGTAAACTGACAGGATACAGACAACTGCTTTTCAGTCAGCGGAGTTTAGAGGCTGAGGTTGCCAGCCGCAAGCAAGCGCTTGAGCAGGCACAAGATGCACTGATTCGCGCTGCCAAGTTGGCAACCATAGGGCAGCTCAGCGCCAGCATTAACCATGAAATCAATCAACCACTTAGTGCCATGAGTGCGTATGTCGCCAGCGCCAAACGGTTGGCTCAAAAGGGAGACGTAAGCAAAGTAG is drawn from Pseudoalteromonas sp. NC201 and contains these coding sequences:
- a CDS encoding sulfite exporter TauE/SafE family protein, which translates into the protein MTEPIQLAVIALVVLLSGISKSGFAGALGAFSVPILMMVLNPRDAIALMLPLLIVADVFSLKSYWRLWNVSELKRLLPGTLVGIALATLFLQGVSEFWLTVVIAAMSIVFALKSLLIKNTPESVGHLRLLAASTSTAAGISTTLIHAGGPPLMVYFNARKLEPTAYIATVAVLFALMNVIKLATFSATGLLQWQHVLLAICFTPLALLGNRLGVHLSKRLPKKQFLLVMNGLLLMLGLVLIGKLL
- a CDS encoding hemerythrin domain-containing protein; this encodes MEIFNAIKQDHDHQRALLNMLAETSGDSKVREKYYKELKDALEAHAIAEERYFYAPLMESDMTIEDSRHGIAEHHEIDELIEALDNTEFSDPSWLTKLKNLKDKVEHHLADEEQAFFQRAGKVLDKSEKSQLADEYQKEMEEQL
- a CDS encoding M4 family metallopeptidase; its protein translation is MKLSTVTMATACAIAFTSLSAQAATKQYLNQQADINTMLKSASQTVLSTQPEVLIGLESASQLKELKSFNSKKGEVTKRFQQMYQGLPVIGDSVILTFDDAGALKKAHGAAVYNIAADIGSVKPKLNAKMALNQFEKQSLSAGKKLKKHNEKSRLAIWLDGNSTARLVYEVTFVTYGDEPKRPYLIIDANTGEVLESFNNLQHADAIGPGGNQKTGRYQYGTDYGHLDVAQSGNTCTMTNANVKTINLNHGSSGSTAHSFTCPENTVKEINGAYSPLNDAHYFGNVVFNMYNDWLGTAPLSFQLKMRVHYSSNYENAFWDGSAMTFGDGANTFYPLVSLDVSAHEVSHGFTEQNSGLVYRYKSGGLNEAFSDMAGEAAEFYMKGSNDWLVGQDIFKGSGALRYMNDPTQDGRSIDHQSNYTSSMDVHHTSGVFNKAFYNLATTAGWDTKKAFIVMAKANQMYWTANTDWDTAGNGVMDAACDLGYEPGDVQAALAAVGVNSNLSTGSSCDTNPPPPPGGDEELTNGQPRTGISGAAKEQMFFTLDVPADATSLNFTTSGGSGDADLYVKYGSRPTLNTYDCNSTTSTSNESCDISNIQAGKYYVMVEAWNQISGVTLTGTYSSTGGTQPIDRTESNISVASGSWARFTQDLNASYSNLEVSISGGSGDADLYVNFGSQSTTSSYQCRPYKNGNNETCTIANPQQGTWYIDLRGYSAASGVTLNIKAN
- a CDS encoding M28 family metallopeptidase — protein: MKLTTPMLLSIACLSGFSEASEEVWVTMDAKSSQHFQVHNSIRGTHFEQLSLPNSEVKALKVPANLHSHLSAFMHDEYHRCGGFVAHDSLEQAQSYLAQLESINPSATLVNYSIDNPARVNSLISKVSTVNLDSSVNSLTSFYNRYYTSQTGVDAAAWVKQTWSDIAASRSDISVEYFSHSWAQSSVIVTIPGSELSDEIVIIGGHLDSINQSNSSGLAPGADDNASGIAVLTEALSAIIEDGYQPQRTIQIMGFAAEEVGLRGSKAIAQSYSSQGKNVVGMTQFDMTGRNGSSADIVMMTDYTNSAQNQFLGQLIETYLPNLSYAYDQCGYGCSDHASWYQQGFPASMPFESRMSEINRKIHTTNDTEFDSTHAQKFAKLALAFVAELGKNAGDTPPPQPNNKLENGVAKTGISGASKSQQFFTMEVPQGATNLSFTTSGGSGDADLYVRYGSKPTLDTHDCKSTNSSSNEQCNISAVQTGTYYVMVEAWNAISGVSLVGQYDTSSGNTPIDETINNISVASGQWQYFSQALTAGYQTLTITTSGGTGDADLYVNFGTQPNTSTYQCRPYKNGNNEVCTISNPQAGTWHIGLQGYQAASNVTLSISAN
- a CDS encoding sensor histidine kinase codes for the protein MSHKFSVKILIYLLLLFCGLWASYLFNVAQDEENVLGQTKTNLEKFNSYIQTEFTRYQAIQTQLSLSNLVQSGLQQATAINSNELDRYLQDIQISSGASDVYLLDLSGTVIASSNWYLPHSYKGSNFAFRPYFYETIKGNEHVSFALGLRSKTRGFYFAKSVYKDGSLVGVVVMKVNASKFESDKAQLDTGTDSHFLIVDDNHIVLASDVEQWRLASLGELSPAKRKEIESSRQFENESLFPIDWRVLSPTRVKTSSHGSDALMQKRPLNKQYTLYLLHEVAPIKAAQWPRLGVTALVLILLFVVVEYTLSKLTGYRQLLFSQRSLEAEVASRKQALEQAQDALIRAAKLATIGQLSASINHEINQPLSAMSAYVASAKRLAQKGDVSKVVENMVLIQSLITRVHKIVAQLKSFSQHHDNKMLVANLKHSVDNALVIVGPELKRYGVAIQSEGLACNIWVDPFKFEQVLVNIISNACQAIVEQDDKCIYIRAVEHEGKIQLSIIDSGEGIKQHALSNIFEPFYTTKSGNGLGLGLSISKQIIESFHGKLSAHNHPQGGAEFLISLHTKNPQND